From the Longimicrobiaceae bacterium genome, one window contains:
- the pepE gene encoding dipeptidase PepE has product MKHDLLLLSNSTVHGRGYLEHALDAVRDFLGARRTVHFVPWALADHEGYTAKVRDALQPLGVRVTGLHAAPDPRAAVEEAEVLFVGGGNTFRLLRAVQRHGLLEPVRRRVAAGELAYLGSSAGTNHACPTIRTTNDMPIVQPDTLEAFGLVPFQVNPHYQDPDPGSTHMGETREERIRQFLEENDVPVLGIREGAWLRRRGGELALGGTTGALLFRRGSDAVPYERGADLSHLLSVPARFDAPA; this is encoded by the coding sequence ATGAAACACGACCTGCTCCTGCTCAGCAACTCCACCGTCCACGGCCGCGGCTACCTGGAGCACGCGCTCGACGCGGTCCGCGACTTCCTGGGCGCACGCCGCACCGTCCACTTCGTCCCCTGGGCGCTCGCCGACCACGAGGGCTACACCGCGAAGGTGCGCGACGCGCTGCAGCCGCTCGGCGTGCGGGTGACGGGGCTGCACGCGGCGCCCGACCCGCGCGCCGCCGTGGAGGAGGCGGAGGTGCTCTTCGTGGGCGGGGGCAACACCTTCCGCCTGCTCCGCGCCGTCCAGCGGCACGGGCTGCTGGAGCCGGTGCGGCGCCGCGTGGCCGCCGGGGAGCTGGCGTACCTGGGCTCCAGCGCGGGGACCAACCACGCCTGCCCCACCATCCGCACCACCAACGACATGCCCATCGTGCAGCCCGACACCCTGGAGGCGTTCGGGCTCGTCCCCTTCCAGGTCAACCCGCACTACCAGGACCCGGACCCCGGCTCCACACACATGGGCGAGACCCGCGAGGAGCGCATCCGCCAGTTCCTGGAGGAGAATGACGTCCCCGTCCTGGGCATCCGCGAGGGCGCCTGGCTCCGCCGGCGCGGCGGCGAGCTGGCGCTGGGCGGGACCACCGGCGCGCTCCTCTTCCGCCGCGGCTCCGACGCCGTCCCGTACGAGCGCGGCGCCGACCTGTCCCACCTCCTGTCCGTCCCGGCGCGGTTCGACGCACCCGCCTGA